In Actinomadura luteofluorescens, the sequence ACATCTCTGAGGACGACGCCTGGTAGAAGCGGATCTGCCCGTCGCCGGGCGTGCGGGACGGGCTGATCCCCGACACCACCCGGATCGCCTCCAGCATGCGCAGCACGCCCATCCCGGTGACCTCGGCGGTCAGCTCGGCCTGCTGCCACGACATCGGCACGTAGGAGATCGCGCCCAGGTTGTAGACCTCGTCGGGCCGCACCCGCTCGACCGCCGAGATCAGGCTGCCCTGATCCAGCAGGTCCCCGGTGGTGATCTGCACGTCGCCGATGTGCTTGCGCAGCCGCGACACATGGGGGTTCGCCTGCCCCCGCACCAGGCCCCAGACCTCGTATCCCAGCTCAAGCAGATGCTCGGCCAGATACGAGCCGTCCTGTCCGGTGATGCCGGTGATGAGTGCTCGCCTGGACAGCGGATCCTCCATGGCTGAAATAGGTCCGACGCGGGCCCGTCACGGGCCGAAACCCGCAGCGAGCGTGATTTATGAGGTTACCGACCAGGCCACGTCCATGACGAGGGAGGGCACCGTTTGAACCGAATTCCCTTCTGGTTCGCCCGCCGCCCCACCGGAGGGCCCACGCCGATACACGTCATGGCCAAGTACACCTAGCCGGACGCGCGGCCGCCCCGCCGAACGGGCGCCGCACGTCACCGAAGATCACCCGGCGCGAGGAGAGCCGGCCGCCGCCTACCGCCGCAGACTGGCCGGTACTGGTCGCGGCGTCCAACAAGGCGAGCCGCCCGCACCGACCATCCGCACTGATCGTTCGCTGATCCCGCGACGACCGGAGGCTCGCGATCGCGTCCGAAGGCAGTTTCGAGCCTGCGAGAAACTGATCGCGCAGCGAGCCCCTGGGCGAGCCGGAGCGATGCAGCGATCGCCCGCAGTGTTCTGGTGTCGGGCGCCCCCAGGCGCCCGACACCAGAACACTGCAATCAATACTGCGATCAACCCGCGCGCTGGCGGGCGCGGTAGGCGGCGACGTGCATGCGGTTGCCGCAGGTGCGGCTGTCGCAGTAGCGGCGGCAGCGGTTGCGGGACAGGTCGACCAGGACGCGTGAGCAGTCCGGCGCCTCGCAGGTGCGCAGCCGGTCCAGTTCGCCCGCCGCGACCACGTAGGCCAGCGCCATGCCGCAGTCGGCGGCCAGGTGCTCTCCGAGAGGCGCGCCCGGCGCGAAGAAGTGCACGTGCCAGTGGTAGCCGTCGTGGTCGGTCAGGTGCGGCGTGGTGCGGACCTCACCGACGATCTCGTTGATCCGCCGCACGGCGGAGGGGACGTCCCCGGAGCGGAACACCGCGTGGAAGCGGCCGCGCAGCTCCCGCACGCGGGAAAGGTCGGCCTCGGTGAGGTCGCCCACGTCGCTGAACGCGTTGCGGTCCACGAAGTCGCGCAGGCCGGGCAGCCCGCCGAGCTCCTCCGCGCCGGACGCCGCCGCGCTCGTGTTGATCAGGTCGACGACGACGGCGAGCGCGTGCTCGGTGTCATGAGTGAAGATCACGATGACTCCAGTCTCGGGGGACCCGGGCGGTCGGGTGCCCGGCTGCGTCGCCGGGGCCGGAACGCGGCCCGTGGCCCCCACCATATGACGGGGACGGTGCACGTCGGCGCCCACCCCGCCAGGACACGCTGGCGCCCACGGCGCCGAGATTCGAGCGGAACGTTCCATCGCGTGGCCGGGTCCCGCGACTACCCCGCCGCTTTCAGGCAAGGACCATCGCCGTGGAGGAGGACCGGCTCTTCATCGTCTTCCTGGCCGTCGCCGTCGTGGTCCTGCTGGCCCGCGGGCTGGCCGGGCGGCTGCGCGTGCCGGACGCCATCGTGCTCGTCCTGCTCGGCATGGCGGCCGGGTTCGTGCCGGCGCTCCCCGCGGTCGTCGTCCCGCCCGAGGTGGTGCTGCTCGGATTCCTGCCGCCGCTGCTCTACCACGCGGCGTTCTTCACCGCCCCGCGCGAGGCCCGCGCCGACGCCGTGCCCATCTTCGCCCTGGCGTTCGGCCTGACCACCGTCACGACCGTCGCGGTGGCCGCGACGCTGCACGCCCTGGTGCCGGACGTCGGCTTGGCCGCCGCGCTGGCCTTCGGCGCGGCGGTGTCGCCCACCGACCCGGTGGCGGCGACGTCGGTGATGCAGCGGCTGGGCGCGCCGCCGCGGATGGTCACCATCCTGGAGGGCGAGAGCCTGATCAACGATGGCGCCGCGCTGACGATCTTCGGGCTGGCGGTCGAGGCGCTCGGCACTGACTTCACCGTGGCGCACGGCGCGGCCCGGGTGGCCCAGATCGTGCTCGGCGGCGTGGCCTACGGGCTGGTCGTCGGCATCGTGGTCCGCCGCGTCCGGCGCTGGATCAGCGACCCGGTCAGCCAGATCATCGTCTCCCTCATCACGCCCTACGTCGCGTTCGTCCCCGCGGACCGGTTCGGCGCGTCCGGCGTGCTCGCGACGGTCGTCGCGGGGTTCTCCATCGGCACGCACGGGGAGGGCTTCCTGCAGCCCGCCTCGCGGCTCGCCGGCACGACGTTCTGGCGGATCCTCACCTTCCTGCTGGAGTCGGCGCTGTTCGTCCTGCTCGGTCTGGAGATCCGGGAGATCGTGCGCGCGCCGGGCGGCCGGACCTGGGGCACGGTGGTGGCGGTCGCGCTCGCGGTGTCGGCCGTGGCGATCGCCGCCCGGCTGCTCTGGCAGCTCGGCAACGCCCCGCTCGCCCGGCTCGTGCCCGGCGGCCGGCGCAGCCAGGCGGGCCTCGGCCTGCGGGAGCGGCTCGTCATCGGCCTCGGCGGCATGCGCGGCGCGATCTCGCTGGCCATCGCGCTGTCGCTGCCCATCGGGCTGGGGGCCGAGCGCGGGCTGCTGGTCCTGCTCGCCGCCCTCGTCGTGCTGGTCACGCTGGTCGGGCAGGCGCCGCTCCTGCCGTTCCTGCTGCGCCGCCTCGGGCTGATCGAGCCGGAGCGGCGGCGCGCGGAGTCGATGCTCGCCCGCAAGGCGGGGCTCCAGGCGGCCCTGACCCGGCTGGACGAGCTCGTCGAGGAGGAGGACGTCGACGACCAGACGGCGGAGGCGTTCCGGCAGATGCTCGAACTGCGGCTCGAACGCGTCCGTTACTTCCTGGACCGGGAGGGAGCGGAGGGTCCCCGCCCGCCGGACAGCCGGTACGTCCGCACCGAGCTGGTCGGTGCGCAGCGCGCCAGGCTCCAGGTGCTCTACCGCAAGGGAAGGATCGGCGCCGAGACGCTCCGCGAGATCGGGCGGGAACTGGACTTCGAGGACCCCGTGGTGGTGAAGAGGCCGCCCTCATGAACCCGGAGTCGCCGCTCCGGCGGGGCGTCAGCGCTCGTAGTGGGGGTCGGCGACGACGGGGTAGTAGGCGTCGGTGTGCTGGATGCGCATCGTGACCGCCGATCCGTCCAGCGCGTAGTCCGCCTTCACCTGGCGGAACATCGAGTCGCTCGACCACGGGTTGTAGAGCCGCCCCACCGTGGCGCCGTACCGCAGGTGCACGACGTCGTAGCCGCCGGACGGCATCGACTCCAGCGCGAGCCCGTCGGCCAGGGAGACCGCGAACCGGAACTCCGTGGGCGCGTCGGGGCCGTGGATCACCGTGAGCAGGCGCACCCCGCCGGCCGTGGTCTGCGCGACGATGTCGGTGTCGACGTCGACGCCGACGAACACCCGCAGGCTCGGGCGCAGCACCTGGGCGACGGTGTCGGCCGCCGCGACGTCGATGCCGAGGTGGATCCGCTGCCCGTCCCTGGTCGGCACCCACACTCCGTCACGGGCGCGCTGCCCCCAGGCGACGTCGGGGTTCTCCATCTCCTGGGGCTCGTTCTTGCCCCGCGCGACCAGAATCCTGGAAGCGGCGCTCATCGCCGCGGCAGCCCCGTCCCGTGCATGCCTCATGGCGGGCCCCCTCGCCTTCTTCCATCACCGCGTGACTTCGCGCTCGTCCTGGATCTACCACGGGCTGGGCGGACAGGACCCCCGATGGCCTGCCGCTGGTCGATTCGCGACGTTCGCCCCGTGCGTCGTTGGACCTTACACCACGCTTATACAGGCCGGTCGGGCCGGGCGCAGATCCTTTTCCCGGCCCGGTCGCGATGCTGTGACGGTGCGCGCCCGGCGCCTCACGCAGCGGTCCGCGGGCCGCCCGGTTGCCGGGCGGCCCGCGGACCGTGTCCCCCCTCAGGCGAGCGCCGGCTCACCCACCGTGACGCTCGCCGACAGGTCGGCGAGCACCTCGCTCAGCCGGTCCAGGGCCCCCGCGATCCACGGCAGGGAGGCCGGGGCGGGGGAGGCCAGCGCCGCGAGGCGCTGCTCGTCGTCCTCTCCGTAGAGCAGGCTCGGTGCCACCCGCATGCGCAGCGCCGACGGGGCGTCCCCGAACGAGCTCCCAGGCAGGACGCCCACTCCGTAGCGCTCCAGAAGAAGGTGCGTGAGGTCGGCGGCCGTGCGGATGCCGTGGTCGGCTTCCAGCTCGTCCCGCATCGGGCCGAAGTCGGGGTAGAGATAGAAGGCCGCTTCCGGCCGCGCGACCCGCGCGCCGGCCGCGGCGAAGCGGTCGGCGACCGCGCCGGTGACGGCGGCGTGCAGGCGCCTGCTGCGGTCGACGTGCTCGACCAGCTCGGGGGGCTCGGCGAACGCGAACGCGGCGGCGTGCTGCATCGGGGCCGGGGCGCTGGACCAGATCTCGCTGGCCACCCCGAGCAGGCTGTCGCGCAGCGCCCGGCCGAACGGCCCGTCCGGCAGCCGGGCCACCCCGATCCGCCATCCGCCGGCCGCCAGGCTCTTGCTCAGCGCGGTCGTCACGACGGTCCGCTCGGGCGCGTACTGCGCCGGGCTCGGGACCGTCCCGCCCGGGGCGTGCACCAGGTCCCGGTAGATCTCGTCGGAGATGACGACCAGATCCTGCTCGCGCGCGACCGCGCACAGCCGCCTCACGGTGGCCTCGGAGGCGATGGTCCCCGTCGGGTTGTCCGGCAGCGTCACCACGACGGCCCGCACGTCGCGGCCCCGGGCGCGGGCCCGCACCACCGCGTCGGCCAGCAGCGCCGGGCTCGGGACGCCGCCCTCGCCGGGCGGGGTCGCCACCCGGATCGGGTCCACTCCCGCCAGCGAGGCCTGCGCCGCGTAGCTCACCCAGCTCGGGGCGGCCACGACGACGTCGCCGCCCAGCGCGGTCAGCAGGGCGAACAGCAGCGGCTTGCTGCCGGGGCCCGCGACGACCGTGGCCGGGTCGGTGGGCAGCCCGCGGCGGGCCCAGTACCCCGCCGCGGCGGCGCGCAGCGCGGCCGACCCGGCGACCGGCCCGTAACCACCCCGGCCCGCGGCCGCGCCGAGCTCGCGGGTCAGGGCGGGATGTATGGGTATCCCGGCTTCCCCGAAGCCGAGGGGGAGCACGCGTTCACCCTGCCTGCGCTTGCGGGCTATGGCCTCGTTGACCGCGAGCGTGGCGGACAGAGGGACCCGGCGCGGCTCGAACGAGAGCGGCCGGACGGCTGAGGGCTGGTTATGGGGCATGAGCACTCCAAAAGGGCATGGCTGATTCACGGTGGGTAATCGTGGAATCCCCGTGTGTGGCGACCCGGCCGGGTTCGCCTAACTCTTGCCCGAGCCGAGCATCATTACAAGCGAGTCTCAGCGATGCTGACCGTAAGATGGGCTGATGCTAGAGCTGCGCCGCTTGCGGCTGCTCGCCGAATTCGCCCGCCGCGGCAGCATCGCGGCCACGGCCGCCGCCCTCGGCTACACGCCCTCCGCGGTCTCCCAGCAACTGGCCGCCCTCGAACGGGAGGCCCGCGTCCCGCTGCTGGACCGGACGGCGCGCAGCGCGGAGCTGACCGACGCCGGGCGCCGCCTCGCCGAGCGCGCCGAGGAGATCCTCGGCCTCGTGGAGACGGCCGAGGCGGAGCTGTCGGCCCAGGCCGACGCGCCCACGGGCCGGATCGTGGTCACCGCGTTCCCGACCGCGGCCGTCGCCTTCGCCCCCGCGCTGGCGCAGAGCCTCGGCGACCACCCCGGGCTCACGTTCGTGCTGCGGCAGACCGCGCCCGGCGCGGGCATCCGCCAGGTGCAGAGCGGCGAGGTCGACATCGCGCTGATCGACGACTGGACGGGCAAGGTCCCCGACCAGGCGCCCGCCGCGCTGGAGTTCTTCCACCTGCGCCGCGACCCCCTCGTCCTGGTCGTCCCGGACACCCACCCCATGTCCCAGCCGGGCCGGCCGGTCGACCTCCAGCAGCTGCGCGAGGAGCCGTGGATGGCGGCGCCGGCAGGGGAACCGTCCCGGCAGGCCGTCGAGCGGCTTCTGGACACGGTCGGCGGCGCCCGTCCTGTACCATGGGAGTTCGAAGGCCTCCACACGATCCTGAGCCTCGTGGCCCGCGGAATCGGAATCACCGCGGTGCCCGCGCTGGCGCTGGCCGCCGGCGACCAGGGCGTGGCGGTCCGCCGCATCCCCGAATGCGCGCTGGCCCGGGAGGTCTACGCCGTGACTCGCACCGCCAGCGTACGCAGGCCGTCCGTGGCGGTCACGCTCCGCGCGATCTACGCGGCCGCGAAAGAGGTGCAGCCCACCGCGCCCGAGTCCTGAAAAGGCTTTGGGGATACCCGGAAGAAGTCCCTTGTGACCTCTGCCGAAACTCGGAAATAAGCCGTGGAGAACGTGTTCGGGCATGGCCGCATCCGGCCTTGATTCGCACCGCAGGGGCATCGGGGCCGAACTAACAGGGGAAAGGCCGCGCGGGGACGAATCCCTCGAAACCGGACGAACGCGCGCGGATCATCACGTACGGTGGGGCGAATCGTGAGCACATCCGAGACCATGTACACCGATCGGGGAGCGCAGCGCTCGATGGAACGACCGGCGACCATGACCGCGGAAGAACCACCCGGCCTCGTGCGGGCACCGAAGCCGCAGGACGGGCACGGGCACGCGGGCGGCCACCACATCTTCGAACTGCCGCGGGTGACCGCGCTGCTGATGCACGCCCTCCCGCGCTTCATCGAGGGGGTCATCGCCCCCGTCGCGGTGTTCTACGCCGCTCTCATGGTCCTCGGCCTGAACGGCGCGCTCGTCGCCGCCGTCGCCTGGGTCTACGGCGGGATCGTCTACCGGTACGTGCGCGGCCACCCGGTGTCGGGGATGCTCATGCTCGCCGCGGTCGGGGTGACCGTCCGCGCGGCCCTCGCCGCCGCGACGCACAGCGCCGTCATCTACTTCCTCCAGCCGACCCTCGGCACGCTCGCCGTCAGCATCGCCTTCCTCGCCTCGGTGCCGCTCCGGCGGCCGCTCGCGATGAAGCTCGCCAAGGACATGGCGCCGATCCCCGACGCGTTCTACAAGAACGCCCGGGTCCACCAGTTCTTCCTGCGCATCTCGCTGCTGTGGTCGGCGGTGCTGCTCACGAACGTGGGCGTCAGCCTCTGGATGCTCTTCAACGAGTCGATCAGCATGTACCTGTGGATCCGCACCGGCATCGTCGCGGGGCTGGGCGCGATCGGCATCGCGGTCTCGGTCTGGGGCTTCAAGCGTGTGGTGCGTCACGTGAACCGCGAGCCCGCGGCCGCCGCCGCCCCCGCGGCCGCCGCCGCCCCCGCGGCCGGCGCCTGACCGGCGCCTGACCGCCGCCCCCGGTCCCCCTTTTGTCCTTCTCTGCCCTCCTCTGGCCCTCTCTGAGCAGCGAATCTTCGCTCATGTCCGAACCCGGGCGTGATTCAGGGCGTCTCCATCCTTAGATAGATTTCACCTACACGGGGTGAATGTTTGAGGTTGGGGGAGTCAGTGGTGACAAAGGGTCGGTTGGGACCTGTGGTGGCCGGCGGGACGGGAGCGCTGGCGCTGCTCGTGACCGGCTGCTCGATCGGGGGCGAGGGCAGGCTCGCCTCGGGCGGGTCGGACACGACCGTGACGATCACGCCGGCGAACGGGACCGCCCAGGTCAAGCCGGACGGCACGATCGAGGTCAAGGCCTCCGGCGCGAAGCTGCGCGACGTCACCGTCCAGGGCGCGGGCGCCGCGATCTCCGGGAAGTACGGGGACGGCCACAAGACGTGGAGGTCCGCCCGCACGCTCACCCCCGGGACCTCCTACACGGTCACGGCCCAGGCCGGCGAAGGCGGCAAGGCCCGCACGGTCACCAGCTCGTTCACGACCCTGAAGCCCGCCGAGACGCTGTCGATCACGGACGTCACGCCGAACCTCACCGGGGAGAAGGTCGGGGTCGGCATGCCGATCTTCGTCCGGTTCAACCGGCCGGTCACCGACAGGGCCGCCGTGGAGCGGACGCTGCGCGTCAGCCCGGACAAGCCGGTCGAGGGCGCGTGGCGCTGGGTCGGCTCCGACCAGGTCATCTACCGGACGAAGACGTACTGGCAGCCGCACCAGACGGTCCGCTTCCAGGCGGACCTCGCCGGGGTGAACGCGGGCGGCGGCGTCTACGGGGCCAAGGACGCGCGGGCGACGATCAGCATCGGCGCCGCGCAGATCACCACCGGCGACATCGGCGACCACCGCATGACGGTGACGCGGGACGGCAAGAAGCTGCGCACCGTCCCGTTCAGTGCCGGCAACGGCGAGACGCGGGAGTTCACCACCACCAGCGGCGTCCACCTGCTGATGGAGAAGGGCAACCCCGTCACGATGACGTCCCCCGGACGCAAGGAGGGGGACGCGGGCTACTACAAGACCGTCGTGAACTACGCGGTCCGCTTCTCCAACAGCGGCGAGTACGTGCACTCGGCGCCCTGGTCGGTCGGCTCGCAGGGTTCGGCGAACGTCAGCCACGGCTGCCTGAACGTCAGCCCGGCCGACGCCAAGTGGTTCTACGACGTCATGCAGCGCGGTGACGTGATCGACCTGACCGGGACCGACCGCGAGGTCGAGTGGGACAACGGCTGGAGCGTCTGGCAGCTGTCCTTCGACAAGTGGCGGCAGGGCAGTGCGCTCCGTTGAGACGGTCGTCTCCGACGGGAAGAGGCCGACGAAACCTTCGTCGTACAACGCTTTGATCTCAGGCACCTGCAAAAACCCTGGGACATGGCATGATCGACGACTTTTGTCGCTAATGTCACTCTGGTAGACGGCGGGTTCTGGAGGTCAAGGGTGCAGCGGAGGGTTTCCGCAGGGGTTCGGGCTGGCGCGGGAATGGCGGGGGTCGTCCTCCTCTTCACGACGGCCTGCAGCGGGGGAGAGAAGGATTCGGGCGTCACCGTCGGGGAGAAGGGCGACGCGACGGTCCCGCAGGTGACGATCAACCCGGGCAACGGCAACACGAAGGCCAAGCCCGAGGACGGCGTCGTGGTCACGGCCGCGGGCGGGACGCTCGAACAGGTCGCGGTCACGCTCAAGGGCAAGCCCGTGGACGGCGCGATGGCCGCCGACAAGACCAGCTGGAAGTCGCGCACGCTGCGACCCGGCGCCAAGTACCAGGTCACCGCGGTCGCCAAGAGCCCCAAGGGCAAGACGGCGACCGTCAACGCCGCGTTCGCCACGCTCAAGGCCGCGAGCGAGCTGAGCATCGTCGACATCACCCCGAACAAGAACGAGAAGGTCGGCGTCGGCATGCCGATCCAGGTGACCTTCAACCGCCCGGTGGCCGACAAGAAGGCCGTCGAGAGCGCCCTGCAGGTCAAGTCGACCACGCCCGCCACCGGCGCCTGGTTCTGGACGAACGACACCACGGTGATCTTCCGTACGAAGAACGGGACCTGGTGGGCGCCGAACCAGCAGGTGACCTTCACCGCCAAGCTGGCCGGGGTGAGGTCGGGCAAGAGGACCTACGGCGTGTCGGACGTGACCCGCGGGTTCCGCATCGGCGACGAGCACATGGTCAAGGTCAGCACCAAGACGCACAAGCTCGTCGCCACCAAGAACGGCAAGAAGATCCGCAGCTGGGGGATCAGCGCCGGCAAGGGCGGCCGCGTCGTCAACGGCGTCGACACCTACCTGACCACCAGCGGCATCCACCTGACCATGGGCAAGGAGAATCCGGCGATCATGACGTCGGAGTGGATGGGGGTCAAGCCCGACGACAAGGCCAACGGCGGCTACAAGGAGGTCATCCCGCACGCGGTGCGGATCTCCAACAGCGGCGAGTACATCCACTCGATGGCCGCCACGACCTGGGCGCAGGGCCGCCAGAACGTCAGCCACGGCTGCCTCAACTCCCCGCCCGCCGCCGCCCGCTGGTACTACCAGTGGTCCTACCGCGGCGACCCGGTGATCATCACCGGCACCAAGCGCAAGCTGGACCCGATGAACGGCTGGAGCTACTACCAGATGTCGTGGGACCGGTGGGTGAAGGGCAGCGCCCTCGACCGAACCGTGACCACGGGCTGACGATGACCGGGCCCCGCCCCGGGAACGGCCCGGACACGGCCGTCGGCGATCGGGGACCCGGTGAACGAGCCAGCGCACCCGCTGCGACTGCGGCGCCGCGTTCGGCGCAGGGCGCATCGCGTCCTGCGCCGCGCGGCGCTCTGCGTGCTGCGCCCGCTGCGGCGAAGGCGTCTCCCGCCGCCCGGTGACCGGATCCGCGTCCGCGTCCTGCTGCAGAACGCGCACGGGACCGGCGGGACGATCCGCACGGTGCTGAACCTGTGCGGCCATCTGGCCCGCGACCACGACGTCGAGATCGTCAGCGTGCTGAAGCGGAGCAGGAGGCCGTTCTTCGTCCTGCCCGCCGATGTCACGGTCACCTACGCCGACGACGGCCTGGCCCCCAAGGGACGCGCGGCCCGTTTCCTGACCAAACTGCCCAGCATCCTGACACCGGCGGACGAGGCGTCGTTCCGCCACATGAGCCTCTGGACGGACGTGTGCCTGCTGCGGCACGCGCTCTGGCGAGCGGCGCCGCCCGACGTGCTCATCGGGACCAGGCCGTCCCTCAACCTGCTGGCGGCCGAGCTGGCGCCGGCCGGGGTCGCGACGATCGGCCAGGACCACATGCATCTCGGCGCCTACCGGCCCGCGCTCCGCCGGCAGATCGTCCGCGCCTACCGCCGGCTCACCGCCGTCACCACGCTCACCGAGGCGGACCGCGCCGAGTACGAGGCCGCGCTCGCGGGGTCCGCCGTGCGCGTCGTCCGGATCCCGAACGCCGCGCCCCCCTTGCCGCCGCGACCGTCCCGGCGCGTGCACAAGGTCGTCCTGGCGGCCGGGCGCCTCGTCCACGCCAAGGGCTTCGACGTGCTCCTGCGCGCGTTCGTGCCGATCGCCGCCGAGCACCCGGACTGGACCCTGCGCGTCTTCGGCGGCGGGCCCCGGCGCGACCGGCTCCGCGCGCTGATCGACGACCTCGGCCTCGGCGGGCGGGCCGAGGTGCGCCCGCGCACCCGCGACCTGCACGCGGAGATGGAGCGGGCGTCGGTCTACGCGCTGTCGTCGCGCCGCGAGGGCATGCCCATGGTCGTCATCGAGGCCATGGGCATGGGCCTGGCGGTCGTGGCGTTCGACTGCCCCACCGGGCCGGCCGAGGTGATCGCCCACGGCCGCGACGGGCTGCTCGTCCCCGCCGGGGACGAGGACGCGCTCACCGCGGCGCTCCGCGCGGTGATCGAGGACCCCGGCCTGCGGGACCGGCTGGGCGAGGCGGCCCTGCGGTCGTCGCGGGCCCACCACCTGGACCGCATCGGCCCCCGGTGGTCCCGCCTGATCCGCGACCTCGCCCCCGTCACGCCCCGGTGCGCGGGCGGGCGGGCCGCGGGTCAGCCCGTGAGCAGGCCGCGGACGTAGGCGGCCTGGCCCGCGTGCTGAAGGTCGTCGGAGACCACGCTGACCAGCCGGACCGCCAGCGTGACCGGCGGATCCCAGGCCCGGTCGACGATCCGGGGCAGGTCGGCGTCGGTCAGCCCGGACAGGTACTGGACGGTCCGGTCGTGCACGGCGTCGTGGTAGCCCGTGAGCAGGTCCGCCGAGTCCACCTGGACGGCGGCGACGTCGTCCGGGGTGTGGCCGTATCCGGTGTCGGACGCGTCGAACGGAAGCGCGAAGCGGTCGGCCCAGCCGTCCCGCGTCCACACCTGGTCGGTGCCGGCGACGCCCGCGACGTGGTCGTCCTGGATGCGGGTGAGGTGCCATACGAGCCACGCGATCGAGTTGGCGCCCTCGGCGGGCCGGCGGGCGAGCCGCGGCCCGTCGAGGCCCCCGACGGCCCGGTGGACGACCTGCTGGATCCGGTCGAACGCGTCGGTGAGCAGTTCAGCACTGGTCATTGATCCGACGCTACCTTGATCCGGCCCGGGTTTCAGGCCGGGACCCACCGGCATCCGGACGTGGCATCAGGGGGATTCCGGCGTTCCGCTTGATACTCACTGTGATCGATACGATCCTTGCTGTAGTCGACCGGGGGGTCATCTGCCGCGGCGACGCCTCCGCCTGGCGGGGCGCGCCGCGCTGCCACGGCGTAACGGCACGCACCGATGCCGTTGGAAGAGGGGGACCGGAGGTGAACGGCTCCACGTTCGTGCACCAAGGCTGCGTCTACTCCAGCGACGACGACTTCTTACGGATGGCGGTCCCGTTCATCGACGAGGGGCTCCGGCGTGAGGAGCCGGTCCTGGTGACCACGACGCCCGTCAACCTGAGCCTGGTGCAGACCGCCCTCGGGCGGCACGCCCGCAACGTCGACTACGCCGAGTCCGCGTTCTTCGGCCGCCGCCCGCCGCAGCGCGTCGCCGCGTTCACCGGCTACCGGCACCGGCATCCCGGCGCCGCGCGCGTCCGCATCATC encodes:
- a CDS encoding CGNR zinc finger domain-containing protein, whose amino-acid sequence is MIFTHDTEHALAVVVDLINTSAAASGAEELGGLPGLRDFVDRNAFSDVGDLTEADLSRVRELRGRFHAVFRSGDVPSAVRRINEIVGEVRTTPHLTDHDGYHWHVHFFAPGAPLGEHLAADCGMALAYVVAAGELDRLRTCEAPDCSRVLVDLSRNRCRRYCDSRTCGNRMHVAAYRARQRAG
- a CDS encoding Na+/H+ antiporter — its product is MEEDRLFIVFLAVAVVVLLARGLAGRLRVPDAIVLVLLGMAAGFVPALPAVVVPPEVVLLGFLPPLLYHAAFFTAPREARADAVPIFALAFGLTTVTTVAVAATLHALVPDVGLAAALAFGAAVSPTDPVAATSVMQRLGAPPRMVTILEGESLINDGAALTIFGLAVEALGTDFTVAHGAARVAQIVLGGVAYGLVVGIVVRRVRRWISDPVSQIIVSLITPYVAFVPADRFGASGVLATVVAGFSIGTHGEGFLQPASRLAGTTFWRILTFLLESALFVLLGLEIREIVRAPGGRTWGTVVAVALAVSAVAIAARLLWQLGNAPLARLVPGGRRSQAGLGLRERLVIGLGGMRGAISLAIALSLPIGLGAERGLLVLLAALVVLVTLVGQAPLLPFLLRRLGLIEPERRRAESMLARKAGLQAALTRLDELVEEEDVDDQTAEAFRQMLELRLERVRYFLDREGAEGPRPPDSRYVRTELVGAQRARLQVLYRKGRIGAETLREIGRELDFEDPVVVKRPPS
- a CDS encoding pyridoxal phosphate-dependent aminotransferase, with the translated sequence MPHNQPSAVRPLSFEPRRVPLSATLAVNEAIARKRRQGERVLPLGFGEAGIPIHPALTRELGAAAGRGGYGPVAGSAALRAAAAGYWARRGLPTDPATVVAGPGSKPLLFALLTALGGDVVVAAPSWVSYAAQASLAGVDPIRVATPPGEGGVPSPALLADAVVRARARGRDVRAVVVTLPDNPTGTIASEATVRRLCAVAREQDLVVISDEIYRDLVHAPGGTVPSPAQYAPERTVVTTALSKSLAAGGWRIGVARLPDGPFGRALRDSLLGVASEIWSSAPAPMQHAAAFAFAEPPELVEHVDRSRRLHAAVTGAVADRFAAAGARVARPEAAFYLYPDFGPMRDELEADHGIRTAADLTHLLLERYGVGVLPGSSFGDAPSALRMRVAPSLLYGEDDEQRLAALASPAPASLPWIAGALDRLSEVLADLSASVTVGEPALA
- a CDS encoding LysR family transcriptional regulator, encoding MLELRRLRLLAEFARRGSIAATAAALGYTPSAVSQQLAALEREARVPLLDRTARSAELTDAGRRLAERAEEILGLVETAEAELSAQADAPTGRIVVTAFPTAAVAFAPALAQSLGDHPGLTFVLRQTAPGAGIRQVQSGEVDIALIDDWTGKVPDQAPAALEFFHLRRDPLVLVVPDTHPMSQPGRPVDLQQLREEPWMAAPAGEPSRQAVERLLDTVGGARPVPWEFEGLHTILSLVARGIGITAVPALALAAGDQGVAVRRIPECALAREVYAVTRTASVRRPSVAVTLRAIYAAAKEVQPTAPES
- a CDS encoding VC0807 family protein, with the translated sequence MSTSETMYTDRGAQRSMERPATMTAEEPPGLVRAPKPQDGHGHAGGHHIFELPRVTALLMHALPRFIEGVIAPVAVFYAALMVLGLNGALVAAVAWVYGGIVYRYVRGHPVSGMLMLAAVGVTVRAALAAATHSAVIYFLQPTLGTLAVSIAFLASVPLRRPLAMKLAKDMAPIPDAFYKNARVHQFFLRISLLWSAVLLTNVGVSLWMLFNESISMYLWIRTGIVAGLGAIGIAVSVWGFKRVVRHVNREPAAAAAPAAAAAPAAGA
- a CDS encoding L,D-transpeptidase, whose translation is MVAGGTGALALLVTGCSIGGEGRLASGGSDTTVTITPANGTAQVKPDGTIEVKASGAKLRDVTVQGAGAAISGKYGDGHKTWRSARTLTPGTSYTVTAQAGEGGKARTVTSSFTTLKPAETLSITDVTPNLTGEKVGVGMPIFVRFNRPVTDRAAVERTLRVSPDKPVEGAWRWVGSDQVIYRTKTYWQPHQTVRFQADLAGVNAGGGVYGAKDARATISIGAAQITTGDIGDHRMTVTRDGKKLRTVPFSAGNGETREFTTTSGVHLLMEKGNPVTMTSPGRKEGDAGYYKTVVNYAVRFSNSGEYVHSAPWSVGSQGSANVSHGCLNVSPADAKWFYDVMQRGDVIDLTGTDREVEWDNGWSVWQLSFDKWRQGSALR
- a CDS encoding L,D-transpeptidase — protein: MAGVVLLFTTACSGGEKDSGVTVGEKGDATVPQVTINPGNGNTKAKPEDGVVVTAAGGTLEQVAVTLKGKPVDGAMAADKTSWKSRTLRPGAKYQVTAVAKSPKGKTATVNAAFATLKAASELSIVDITPNKNEKVGVGMPIQVTFNRPVADKKAVESALQVKSTTPATGAWFWTNDTTVIFRTKNGTWWAPNQQVTFTAKLAGVRSGKRTYGVSDVTRGFRIGDEHMVKVSTKTHKLVATKNGKKIRSWGISAGKGGRVVNGVDTYLTTSGIHLTMGKENPAIMTSEWMGVKPDDKANGGYKEVIPHAVRISNSGEYIHSMAATTWAQGRQNVSHGCLNSPPAAARWYYQWSYRGDPVIITGTKRKLDPMNGWSYYQMSWDRWVKGSALDRTVTTG